The following coding sequences lie in one Rutidosis leptorrhynchoides isolate AG116_Rl617_1_P2 chromosome 4, CSIRO_AGI_Rlap_v1, whole genome shotgun sequence genomic window:
- the LOC139842346 gene encoding F-box protein At5g07610-like: MGLAVHPADCRYYKLVYVYQNRDCSSKTKRWKELNETLYTPNHVPYLSCGVYVNGGIYWSPFNNHIDSWYYFKLGIKKFQKLELPSSMKMQGSGMVMSVCYFGESGGRLHLSDLVRLNGQMKLIVYEMMSYNSRWVVMYQVEIDQFIAQLHNGMWLEVLDIVRGEEEKDTFMVVKYLNEIKRFNLFDKSFKKLSIVPVLYKIVSGLELSSSIGSKI, from the exons ATGGGTCTTGCTGTTCATCCAGCCGATTGTCGATATTACAAACTCGTTTATGTGTATCAAAATCGCGATTGCTCTTCTAAAACAAAGAGATGGAAGGAATTAAACGAGACGTTATATACGCCTAATCACGTGCCTTATTTATCGTGTGGAGTGTATGTGAATGGGGGCATATATTGGTCTCCATTTAATAATCATATCGATTCATGGTATTATTTTAAGTTGGGTATAAAAAAGTTTCAAAAGTTGGAGTTACCATCTTCTATGAAAATGCAGGGTTCTGGGATGGTAATGTCCGTTTGTTACTTTGGGGAATCCGGTGGGCGTTTACATTTATCGGATTTGGTTCGTTTGAACGGGCAAATGAAATTAATCGTTTATGAAATGATGAGCTATAATTCAAGATGGGTGGTCATGTATCAAGTTGAGATTGATCAATTTATTGCTCAACTTCATAATGGCATGTGGTTGGAAGTTTTAGATATTGTTAGAGGTGAGGAAGAAAAAGATACATTTATGGTGGTGAAATATCTTAATGAGATTAAAAGATTTAATCTTTTTGACAAGAGTTTTAAGAAATTGTCTATTGTCCCAG TATTGTATAAAATTGTTTCTGGTTTAGAGTTGTCTTCGAGCATAGGGTCCAAAATTTAG